In Aricia agestis chromosome 14, ilAriAges1.1, whole genome shotgun sequence, one genomic interval encodes:
- the LOC121733570 gene encoding acetyl-CoA acetyltransferase, mitochondrial isoform X1: protein MIFVRTRIIAVKMPSLTKFNTAMAAYSTKALNDVVIVSAVRTPIGSFRGSLASVSATELGAVAVKAAVERAGVPKEEVKEVYMGNVCSGYLGQAPARQATIFGGLPKSTICTTINKVCSSGMKSIMLAVQGLQVGSQDVILAGGMESMSNVPFYLKRGETSYGGMQLVDGIVHDGLTDVYNKFHMGNCAENTAKKLGISREQQDEYAISSYKKSAAAYESKAFADELVPVSVPQKRGAPPVIFAEDEEYKKVNFDKFTKLSTVFQKENGTVTAGNASTLNDGAAALLLMTAEAAKRLNVKPLARVVGYADGECDPIDFPIAPAVAIPKLLEKTGVKKEDVALWEINEAFSVVAVANQKVLELDPAKLNVHGGAVSLGHPIGMSGARIVVHLCHALKKGEKGVAAICNGGGGASSIMIEKLDEVEEGLPVLTFYTKDPCPLCDIVMEELEPYKNRLEIRKVDITLKENLRWLRLYRLDIPVLFLNGRFLCMHRLNHDVLERRLLRIESYK from the exons atgatttttgTAAGAACTAGAATTATAGCTGTAAAAATGCCATCGTTAACCAAG TTTAATACCGCGATGGCAGCGTACTCCACGAAAGCACTGAACGATGTAGTGATAGTATCTGCAGTGCGAACCCCCATAGGGTCCTTCCGAGGGAGTCTCGCCAGTGTATCTGCGACGGAACTGGGCGCGGTGGCCGTGAAAGCGGCGGTCGAGAGAGCCGGGGTGCCCAAAGAGGAGGTTAAGGAG gtgTACATGGGAAATGTCTGCTCTGGCTACTTGGGCCAAGCACCAGCAAGACAAGCGACTATTTTTGGTGGTCTTCCAAAGAGCACAATATGCACCACTATCAACAAAGTATGCTCCTCAGGCATGAAATCAATTATGCTGGCAGTGCAGGGGCTGCAAGTCGGTTCACAAGATGTCATTCTGGCTGGTGGAATGGAGTCTATGTCCAATGTACCATTCTACTTGAAACGAGGTGAAACTTCCTACGGAGGTATGCAACTGGTCGATGGTATTGTACATGACGGCCTCACTGATGTCTACAATAAGTTTCACATGGGCAACTGTGCTGAAAACACAGCCAAGAAATTAGGCATCTCCAGGGAGCAACAAGATGAGTATGCTATATCGAGCTACAAGAAAAGTGCAGCAGCCTATGAGTCAAAAGCTTTTGCTGATGAATTAGTGCCAGTATCTGTGCCACAAAAACGAGGAGCCCCACCAGTTATTTTTGCAGAGGATGAGGAGTATAAGAAAGTTAACTTTGATAAGTTCACAAAGTTGTCTACGGTATTCCAAAAGGAGAATGGAACAGTTACTGCCGGCAATGCTTCGACACTCAATGATGGAGCTGCAGCTCTCCTTCTGATGACAGCTGAGGCGGCCAAGAGATTAAATGTTAAACCTTTGGCTCGTGTTGTGGGCTATGCTGATGGGGAATGTGACCCAATTGACTTCCCTATTGCCCCTGCTGTTGCTATACCCAAGTTACTAGAAAAGACTGGTGTGAAAAAGGAGGATGTGGCTCTCTGGGAGATCAATGAAGCTTTCAGTGTTGTTGCTGTTGCCAACCAGAAAGTATTAGAACTGGACCCTGCTAAACTGAATGTGCATGGAGGTGCAGTAAGTCTCGGTCACCCGATTGGAATGTCAGGAGCGAGGATAGTTGTCCACTTGTGTCATGCTCTTAAGAAGGGAGAAAAGGGTGTTGCTGCAATCTGTAATGGTGGCGGTGGAGCCTCCTCAATTATGATCGAAAAATT GGATGAGGTTGAAGAAGGTCTTCcagttttaactttttacaCAAAAGATCCATGCCCTCTCTGTGACATAGTCATGGAAGAATTAGAACCGTACAAAAATAGATTAGAGATACGTAAAGTTGATATAACTTTAAAAGAGAACTTGAGGTGGCTAAGATTGTATCGGTTAGATATACcggttctatttttaaatggcAGGTTTTTATGTATGCACAGGCTTAATCATGATGTACTAGAAAGAAGACTTCTACGAATTGAGTCTTATAAATAA
- the LOC121733570 gene encoding acetyl-CoA acetyltransferase, mitochondrial isoform X2, with amino-acid sequence MAAYSTKALNDVVIVSAVRTPIGSFRGSLASVSATELGAVAVKAAVERAGVPKEEVKEVYMGNVCSGYLGQAPARQATIFGGLPKSTICTTINKVCSSGMKSIMLAVQGLQVGSQDVILAGGMESMSNVPFYLKRGETSYGGMQLVDGIVHDGLTDVYNKFHMGNCAENTAKKLGISREQQDEYAISSYKKSAAAYESKAFADELVPVSVPQKRGAPPVIFAEDEEYKKVNFDKFTKLSTVFQKENGTVTAGNASTLNDGAAALLLMTAEAAKRLNVKPLARVVGYADGECDPIDFPIAPAVAIPKLLEKTGVKKEDVALWEINEAFSVVAVANQKVLELDPAKLNVHGGAVSLGHPIGMSGARIVVHLCHALKKGEKGVAAICNGGGGASSIMIEKLDEVEEGLPVLTFYTKDPCPLCDIVMEELEPYKNRLEIRKVDITLKENLRWLRLYRLDIPVLFLNGRFLCMHRLNHDVLERRLLRIESYK; translated from the exons ATGGCAGCGTACTCCACGAAAGCACTGAACGATGTAGTGATAGTATCTGCAGTGCGAACCCCCATAGGGTCCTTCCGAGGGAGTCTCGCCAGTGTATCTGCGACGGAACTGGGCGCGGTGGCCGTGAAAGCGGCGGTCGAGAGAGCCGGGGTGCCCAAAGAGGAGGTTAAGGAG gtgTACATGGGAAATGTCTGCTCTGGCTACTTGGGCCAAGCACCAGCAAGACAAGCGACTATTTTTGGTGGTCTTCCAAAGAGCACAATATGCACCACTATCAACAAAGTATGCTCCTCAGGCATGAAATCAATTATGCTGGCAGTGCAGGGGCTGCAAGTCGGTTCACAAGATGTCATTCTGGCTGGTGGAATGGAGTCTATGTCCAATGTACCATTCTACTTGAAACGAGGTGAAACTTCCTACGGAGGTATGCAACTGGTCGATGGTATTGTACATGACGGCCTCACTGATGTCTACAATAAGTTTCACATGGGCAACTGTGCTGAAAACACAGCCAAGAAATTAGGCATCTCCAGGGAGCAACAAGATGAGTATGCTATATCGAGCTACAAGAAAAGTGCAGCAGCCTATGAGTCAAAAGCTTTTGCTGATGAATTAGTGCCAGTATCTGTGCCACAAAAACGAGGAGCCCCACCAGTTATTTTTGCAGAGGATGAGGAGTATAAGAAAGTTAACTTTGATAAGTTCACAAAGTTGTCTACGGTATTCCAAAAGGAGAATGGAACAGTTACTGCCGGCAATGCTTCGACACTCAATGATGGAGCTGCAGCTCTCCTTCTGATGACAGCTGAGGCGGCCAAGAGATTAAATGTTAAACCTTTGGCTCGTGTTGTGGGCTATGCTGATGGGGAATGTGACCCAATTGACTTCCCTATTGCCCCTGCTGTTGCTATACCCAAGTTACTAGAAAAGACTGGTGTGAAAAAGGAGGATGTGGCTCTCTGGGAGATCAATGAAGCTTTCAGTGTTGTTGCTGTTGCCAACCAGAAAGTATTAGAACTGGACCCTGCTAAACTGAATGTGCATGGAGGTGCAGTAAGTCTCGGTCACCCGATTGGAATGTCAGGAGCGAGGATAGTTGTCCACTTGTGTCATGCTCTTAAGAAGGGAGAAAAGGGTGTTGCTGCAATCTGTAATGGTGGCGGTGGAGCCTCCTCAATTATGATCGAAAAATT GGATGAGGTTGAAGAAGGTCTTCcagttttaactttttacaCAAAAGATCCATGCCCTCTCTGTGACATAGTCATGGAAGAATTAGAACCGTACAAAAATAGATTAGAGATACGTAAAGTTGATATAACTTTAAAAGAGAACTTGAGGTGGCTAAGATTGTATCGGTTAGATATACcggttctatttttaaatggcAGGTTTTTATGTATGCACAGGCTTAATCATGATGTACTAGAAAGAAGACTTCTACGAATTGAGTCTTATAAATAA
- the LOC121733570 gene encoding acetyl-CoA acetyltransferase, mitochondrial isoform X3: MIFVRTRIIAVKMPSLTKFNTAMAAYSTKALNDVVIVSAVRTPIGSFRGSLASVSATELGAVAVKAAVERAGVPKEEVKEVYMGNVCSGYLGQAPARQATIFGGLPKSTICTTINKVCSSGMKSIMLAVQGLQVGSQDVILAGGMESMSNVPFYLKRGETSYGGMQLVDGIVHDGLTDVYNKFHMGNCAENTAKKLGISREQQDEYAISSYKKSAAAYESKAFADELVPVSVPQKRGAPPVIFAEDEEYKKVNFDKFTKLSTVFQKENGTVTAGNASTLNDGAAALLLMTAEAAKRLNVKPLARVVGYADGECDPIDFPIAPAVAIPKLLEKTGVKKEDVALWEINEAFSVVAVANQKVLELDPAKLNVHGGAVSLGHPIGMSGARIVVHLCHALKKGEKGVAAICNGGGGASSIMIEKL; encoded by the exons atgatttttgTAAGAACTAGAATTATAGCTGTAAAAATGCCATCGTTAACCAAG TTTAATACCGCGATGGCAGCGTACTCCACGAAAGCACTGAACGATGTAGTGATAGTATCTGCAGTGCGAACCCCCATAGGGTCCTTCCGAGGGAGTCTCGCCAGTGTATCTGCGACGGAACTGGGCGCGGTGGCCGTGAAAGCGGCGGTCGAGAGAGCCGGGGTGCCCAAAGAGGAGGTTAAGGAG gtgTACATGGGAAATGTCTGCTCTGGCTACTTGGGCCAAGCACCAGCAAGACAAGCGACTATTTTTGGTGGTCTTCCAAAGAGCACAATATGCACCACTATCAACAAAGTATGCTCCTCAGGCATGAAATCAATTATGCTGGCAGTGCAGGGGCTGCAAGTCGGTTCACAAGATGTCATTCTGGCTGGTGGAATGGAGTCTATGTCCAATGTACCATTCTACTTGAAACGAGGTGAAACTTCCTACGGAGGTATGCAACTGGTCGATGGTATTGTACATGACGGCCTCACTGATGTCTACAATAAGTTTCACATGGGCAACTGTGCTGAAAACACAGCCAAGAAATTAGGCATCTCCAGGGAGCAACAAGATGAGTATGCTATATCGAGCTACAAGAAAAGTGCAGCAGCCTATGAGTCAAAAGCTTTTGCTGATGAATTAGTGCCAGTATCTGTGCCACAAAAACGAGGAGCCCCACCAGTTATTTTTGCAGAGGATGAGGAGTATAAGAAAGTTAACTTTGATAAGTTCACAAAGTTGTCTACGGTATTCCAAAAGGAGAATGGAACAGTTACTGCCGGCAATGCTTCGACACTCAATGATGGAGCTGCAGCTCTCCTTCTGATGACAGCTGAGGCGGCCAAGAGATTAAATGTTAAACCTTTGGCTCGTGTTGTGGGCTATGCTGATGGGGAATGTGACCCAATTGACTTCCCTATTGCCCCTGCTGTTGCTATACCCAAGTTACTAGAAAAGACTGGTGTGAAAAAGGAGGATGTGGCTCTCTGGGAGATCAATGAAGCTTTCAGTGTTGTTGCTGTTGCCAACCAGAAAGTATTAGAACTGGACCCTGCTAAACTGAATGTGCATGGAGGTGCAGTAAGTCTCGGTCACCCGATTGGAATGTCAGGAGCGAGGATAGTTGTCCACTTGTGTCATGCTCTTAAGAAGGGAGAAAAGGGTGTTGCTGCAATCTGTAATGGTGGCGGTGGAGCCTCCTCAATTATGATCGAAAAATTGTAA